From the genome of Phyllostomus discolor isolate MPI-MPIP mPhyDis1 chromosome 12, mPhyDis1.pri.v3, whole genome shotgun sequence, one region includes:
- the LOC114510929 gene encoding leukocyte immunoglobulin-like receptor subfamily A member 6 isoform X1: MSPSLMALLCLGLSMGLRTPVQAGTLPKPTLWAEPGPLILLQRSVTIWCQGTLQAREFHLNKEGSTQPWVRQKPLHPADKVKFSITHMTEYDAGKYHCCYLSPTGWSQRSDPLELVVTGSYGKPSLSALPSPVVNSEENVTLQCGSQQGFDRFILTKEGEDRLTWTLDSQTHPSGQVQALFSVGPVIPNHRWRFRCYGCYRETPQKWSQSSNSLELLVSGGSGKPSLLTQQGPIVGSGQSLTLQCHSNISYDRFALSKEGQQDIPQSTVLQPQAGLSQAEFHLGIVSSTHGGRYRCYGGHSLSSKWSAPSDPLDILVAGWLPDRPSLLVQPGPTVASGENVTLLCQSQSQRDTFLLMKEGSADPPLRLRSQSRAQQHQAEFSLGPVTSAHDGTYRCYSTNHSSPYLLSQPSKPLELLLTGKTPDCLSEM; encoded by the exons GGACCCTCCCCAAGCCCACCCTCTGGGCTGAGCCAGGCCCTCTGATCCTGTTGCAGAGATCTGTGACTATCTGGTGTCAGGGGACCCTGCAGGCTCGTGAGTTCCATCTGAACAAAGAGGGAAGCACACAGCCCTGGGTCAGACAGAAGCCACTACATCCAGCAGACAAGGTCAAGTTCTCCATCACACACATGACAGAGTATGATGCAGGGAAATATCACTGCTGCTATCTCAGCCCCACTGGCTGGTCACAGCGCAGTGACCCCCTGGAGTTGGTGGTGACAG gatcctatggcaaacccagcctctcagccctgcccagtCCTGTGGTGAACTCAGAAGAAAATGTGACCCTCCAATGTGGCTCACAGCAGGGATTTGACAGGTTCATTCTGActaaggaaggagaagacaggcTTACCTGGACTCTGGACTCACAGACCCACCCCAGTGGGCAGGTCCAGGCCCTGTTCTCTGTGGGCCCTGTGATTCCCAACCACAGATGGAGGTTCAGATGCTATGGCTGTTACAGGGAGACACCCCAGAAGTGGTCACAGTCCAGTAACTCCCTGGAGCTTCTAGTCTCAG GTGGCTCAGGGAAACCCTCCCTCCTGACCCAGCAGGGCCCCATTGTGGGCTCTGGACAGAGCCTGACCCTCCAGTGTCACTCTAACATCAGCTATGACAGATTCGCTCTGTCCAAGGAGGGGCAACAGGACATCCCCCAGAGCActgtcctgcagccccaggctgggctctcTCAGGCCGAATTCCACCTGGGCATTGTGAGCAGTACCCACGGGGGCCGGTACAGGTGCTATGGTGGACACAGCCTCTCCTCCAAGTGGTCAGCCCCCAGTGACCCTCTGGACATCCTGGTGGCAG GTTGGCTCCCTGACAGACCCTCCCTATTGGTGCAGCCAGGCCCCACAGTGGCCTCGGGGGAGAACGTAACCCTGCTGTGTCAGTCACAGAGCCAGAGGGACACTTTCCTTCTGATGAAGGAGGGGTCAGCTGATCCCCCACTGCGTCTCAGATCACAGTCCCGAGCTCAGCAGCACCAGGCAGAGTTCTCCCTGGGTCCTGTGACCTCAGCTCACGATGGGACCTACAGGTGCTACAGCACAAACCACAGCAGCCCCTACCTGTTGTCACAGCCCAGTAAGCCCCTGGAGCTCCTACTCACAGGTAAGACCCCTGACTGTCTTTCTGAGATGTGA